Part of the Oncorhynchus mykiss isolate Arlee chromosome 12, USDA_OmykA_1.1, whole genome shotgun sequence genome, TCACTGAATAAGGTGTCACGCCAGATGGAGGTGGTCCCCACTGTCCGGCCCTGCGGACAGCAGCTGGACAAGAAAACACAGTGGACCAACACCTACGAGGAGAGTCTGAGGAGGATCAAAGAGAACCTGACCTCAATAGAACTTTACCTGGAGGAAGGTCTGAAGATGCACAATGATGGTCAGGACATCAATCAAGAGGCAGAAGAAGAATGAGGGATGCTGTAGAGGATGGATTGCAAAGtggatggggaggaggaaggagagactgaGGGAAAAAGACATGGCTAGGGAGGTCAAGAGGATGGGCGAGCAGGTGAGGGCACTGATCCAAGTGATGAAGAGAAACTGCAGTGAAGGTGATCTTAAGGCAGTAGACCTGGACAGTTGGCTGAATGACTTGGAGGTTGAAAGTGGCATTCAAGAAATGCACTGGAGAGATGGCTGAAATTATAGACAGCATGGCAGAAATGCAGTTTAATCTGCTGTTCTGGACTATGTCCCATGCTAGTTGGTGGTAGAGCACCAATAAATAGTTGGATTTGTCACCAGAAACCCAAGAAGGCAGGCAGATAATTTTTTGTTACCATGCAACGAGGAGATACTTGTGAAAAGTACTAGTTCCAAAATTGTCTGCTGTATACatagcgtgcgtgtgtgtatgttgcTGGTATCTGTACTGTGGTGGTATCtactgtactgatggcgcaaaagccatgacatggAGACCtagtggagtggtaatgcgcatgcaagcagttgctcccgatgccacttcagtacactgcagcatccaccgagaggctcttgctgccaaaggaatgcctgacagcttgaaagacattttggacactactGGGCAAATGGtttactttgttaaagcaaggcccctgaactgtTGTGTATtatctgcactatgcaatgatatgggcagcgaccatgtaacgttTGTACAACaaacagaagtgcgctggttatcaaggggcaaagtattgacacatttttttagaATTGAGAGACGAggttaaagttttctttactgaccatgttcacttgtctgaccgcttgcatgatgatgagtttctcacacgactggcctatctaggtgatgttttttctctcctgaatgatctgaatctaagATTACAGGGACACTCCATAACAATTTTGAgggtgcgggacaaaattgaggctatgattaagaagttggagctcttctctgtctgcattacaaggacaacacacaggtattTCCATCATTGAATGATTTTTTCGCGTGCAAATGAACTccagcttacggacaatgtcaaatgtgatatagcgaagcacctgagtgagttgggtgagcAATTaagcaggtactttcccgaaacgaatgacacaaacaactggattcattatccctttcatgccctgcctccagtccacttaccttTATCTGTACAAGAGAAATTGCAACAACCGGTTCTGTGAAAATtaaatttaatcagaagccattGCCAGAtgtctggattgggctgcgctcagtgtatcctgccttggcaaatcgcctgttaagacactgatgcactttgcaaccacgtacctatgtgagagtggattctcatccctcactagcatgaaaactaaatacaggcacagactgtgtgtggaaaatgacttaagactgagactctctccaatacaacccaacattgcagagatatgtgtatcctttcaagcacacccttctcattaacctgtaatgagttattcacaattttcgatgaacaaataaagttttatatgtaagatagctaaataaagagcaaaatgattgataaTTAATATATtcttatttgtgccctggtcctataagagctcatTGTCACTTTCCACGAGCCGAGTTGTGACAAACTCGCACTcgttcttatgtttaataaatgtatcgtatagtgtgtgtgtggcaggcttacagtgatcgcaaaaaacaacatttgagagtgcgctgaccctgatGCTAGAGGTTGAatatttgaaggggtacgggactataaaaagatGTTAACCTATTTCATTTGGGTGAGGGGTTATTATGGGAAAAAAATGATTCTCTATTTTGGAATAAACCGATAGATTTTTTGTTATAAAATAAAGAGTACAGCCAGACCTTTGTTGTTTCCCATCAGATTAGAAAagttggagataatatacattaAATATTACACGTTTTtgtagactcactccaatttgcatactgcccaaacagatccacaggtgatgcaatctctattgcactccacactgccctttcccacctgtacaacacgctgatcctcaacactggagcccctcaggggtgtgtgctcagtcccctcctgtactccctgttcacccacgactgcttggccatgcacgactccaacaccatcattaagattgCAGACTATGCAACAGTGGTAGGCCaaatcaccgacaacgacgagacagcctatagggagggtTCAGAGACCTGgacgggtggtgccagaatatcaacctatccctcaacgtaaccaagactaaggagatgattgtggactacagcaaAAGGAGGATCAAGCACGCCgccattctcatcaatggggctgtagtggaggttctacagctgcaagatcgagagcgtcctgactggttgcatcactgcctggtacggcaactgctcggcctccaaccgcaaggcactacagagggttgtgcgtatggcccagtacatcactggggttaagctgcctgccatccaggacctctacaccaggcggtgtcagaggaaggccctaaaacttGTTAGAGACCCCAGCCactccagtcatagactgttctctctactaccacatggcaagtggtacctgagtgccaagtcttggaccaaaaggcttctcaacagtttttcccccaaaccataagactcccgaacagctaatcaaatggctaccccgactatttgcattgtgttccccccccaaccgctcttttatgctgctgctactctctgtttattatatatgcatagtcactttaaccataccttcatgtacatactacctcaatcagcccgactaaccggtgcctgtatatagccttgctactgttattttttcactgttgtttttatttctttactaatctactgttcacctaatacctttttttaacttaaaaattgcattgttggttagagcctgtaagtacacatttcactcggtctacacctgttgtattccgcgtacgtgacaaatacactttgatatGATTTGTAAGTGAAAGTAGGCAAAAACAGGTGATTATGATATGAAATATTGCATCAGGACATCTATCATGCTGTGATTTCAAATGTAAGGTATTGAAAGCATTCTATTTTTGCTGTCTGTAAATGTATTTACAAAATTCAACATGGCTGCCTATTCAGATGCTCTAGGAAGGTTGTGTAAATACAGAGAGAAGAGTTAAATTAGAGTAAAATATCCATACTTGTAGCACATTCATATTGTACTATGTATTGTTCAATTCGTACATTTAAATTGCAGTAACTATTCAGTCATTGTGCTTTGTTTTTCATCGGTTCATTAAAGAATAGGTCTTTGATTAAGTCGTGATAAAGTGTAAAAATTTTATTCCTTTGAACTTTTTCTCTTGCATTACTGATATTGAATAACGTGTTCCATCATGACCTGTTACATGACTCTTACCACTTGATCCAGTTGTTTATGCAAAATAGCTATTTGTATATAAACAGTATAACTTGTACACATGCATTTGTAAAGAAATAATAATCATTGATTTGCTATACTTGTAATTTATGGCTTCTCTTTACTGTGCACAATGACCAATttgttatttatatatttttgtacttttatttttttttaatccccCAATTTTCATGATATTCAATTGGTAGTTGCAGTGTTGTGCCATCacaagagccatgcatcctccgaaacaggACCCTGctaagctgcactgcttcttggcaCACTGCTCGCTTATCCCggaagccgcaccaatgtgttggaggaaacaccgtccagctggtGACCAAAGTCAGCGGGGCCAtctgtgcgccgcctcatgggactcctggtcacggccggctgtaacacagcctgagatcgaacccaggtctgtaatgacacctcaagcactgcggtgcagtgccttagaccgctgcgccacttgggaggcccaacTACCTTATTTTCTAAAGATGACATCATAATCTGCCCTTGTAGCCCACACTCTTGATAACCTCAACCACTGCTCCCTGCTCCAGAATTTACAATAATGTTGAATGATGCATTGCCCAACAAACTGCATGTAGTGGATCTAATTTACTGGCTAGTGGATGCTATTTCATTTCATTGCTGTAAGTAGTTAAGGAAAGAAACGGAATACATCAGTGTAATATAAATTGCCTGATTTATAAAGGTTGTATAGATCAAGAGTGCCAAGAGATTTGTCTACCGTATGTGTAGAACAACACAAAGTACAAGCCAAAAGGAGTGGTCTTTCATTCAACTGACAATCAAAACCTTCTTGCATTGATTTGACCCTGAACATTCAGAGTTTGATTGACTCTTCAAACCAAAATCATCAGTGAAGAAACCGTGTACCTTTTAAGCACTACCTCAAACCCCATGTCCAAGTATATTACATTTCAACGTATAACAAATGTGAGAGAGCTGTCATTCAATTAGTTTTCTATGTTATCAATCTGTCAATGAAGACACCGGTGCCCCTGGGTGAACCATCACAGACTCGGGCATGTTTGCTGTGAAACTCTGGGGGTCACTGACAGACAGACGAGAGAATGTTGAGAATGTAGATGTTGAGCCACTGGAGCCCAGTGACTGCTGGTTTGAAAGGCAGATGTCTGCCAATGACTGTGTCCGTGACTATGTCCATGGCCTTGACTGTGGCTGCAGCTGTGTTCATGTTCGTGACGTTACCCAAAGCTATGCTTGAGGGCATATCCATGGTTGTGAACATAATAACCTGAGAACTCAACAGGACTCCCCTGTGTATAGTAGGACTGGGCCCAGGCTTCAAATGTCTTTGGTGTGGTCTCGGTAGCCTGTAGGTTGGAGGAAACTGGAGCGTAGGCTTGGACTGGGTAGGAATGATTCTGGAACCAATGAGAATGTGGAGAGTTTACAGAGAGCTTATCTAACTAAACAGTGATTCTCTATCTAATCATGGGGGACCACTAGGTGCCTATTGTACAGTATTCAATTACAGCTGAGGATCATTTATTGAAACTGCTCAttatactgtagtacatcatgtaCTCTGGCTTGCACCCAGCAATCATGTTAATTTAACGACCTCTCGTCTTGGAGGATAAATGATGCGTCTAGTGCTTTCTCAGTACTCAGGGTGGGTGGACCGTCTTCCTTCTCTATTGATGTAAGGTCATACAGGAAGGACATCAATGTTCAGGGGCAACACTTTCATTGGGACAGGGAGACATACCCCCATGAGGGCCATGAGGACGCGGTTGGGTTGGCTGTTTGGACTATTTATCTGACCGGATGGGGAAAAAAACACTTCTAAAACCAGAGTTGTCCTTCAGCAGCCTGAAAGGCATCTTCTTATCCAGGACTGATGCTCTAGCATCAGACATGTCTAGAAGTGGGTGCCAGCCCCTTCCGTATGTTTCACCCGAGCAAGATAAGGAGAATGTGTGACACAGTGATGGTAGATTTTCCTAACCAAACATCCCGTTATGTTCAGCATGAGGACTCAACACACATTTCAAGCatatttgtcacgttctgaccttagttcctttgtttttgtcttcgTTTTAGTATGGTTAGGGTGGGTagactatgtttgtttttctatgttggtttttgagtttggaCTGGTATAgttctcagaggcaggtgtcgttagttgtctctgattgagaatcatacttaggtagcctttttccacctgtgtttcgtgggtgtttattttctgttttgtgtgtcatcACTAGACaagactgtttcgtttgttcgttcttcctagttgttattttgtttagtgttcagttttgattatattaaaaatcatgaacacttaccacgctgcaccttggtcctcaccttcttccaccgacgacggccgttacaatattatttatttttatttaacctttatttaactaggcaagtcagttaagaacaaattcttatttacaatgacggcctaccctggccaaacccggacagagctgggccaattgtgcacggccctatgggattcccaataacggccagatgtgatacagcctggatgcagtgccttagaccacagcgcCGCACATAAACATATTACCACTTAACTACACTATTAAGCCCACTTAAAGCTGTGACATACTGCAGTGTATCACAGTTATTTTCAACCACAACAAGGTTGGAGTAAGGATAGAGATCCCCCTGCTATGATGGGGTTGCAGAAGAAGAGAGTGTGGGACCAAAAGTGTTACTATGACCAGAAACAGCCAGGCCAGGGCTAACATGGGTACACTGACCCCAAAAAGAAAGCCCTTAACCATAAGTGAGTACACTGTGGCCATACCCATAAGGGAGAGGGATACAGGAACTAACCCCTCCACTTGATTCTGGGCAGATGCACCAAACAGTACCAGCCCCATGATTGTGTACAACACCCCTGTGTTGATAGAGAGCAGCTGAAACACGAGGAGGAACCAAACAGtgcccacactcttctcaatcaCACCACAGAGGAGCACCAGAACCCCAATGCTGAGGAGTATCTGGATCTCTGTCTGGTGGTGGAAGGAGTATGTGATGAGCTTGTGTAACGCAAAGGAAGAGGAGTAGATTAAACGGAAATTATCGGGTTGACAGACATCAGCGGCATTAACATGTTGTGCTCTAGCTTGCTGCTGTAGCCTACTGGCACCATCTGTTACGTCATTAACGTTAGCTACACGTTGTAGAAAGCTAGATAACGTTACAACAGTCCCATTCAAAGTAGCTAGCTACCGAGCATGATTCTTGAGTCACTCAACCCCTCCTTGCTAACGTACCATGCCCATTGGAAAAAAACTGTAGTTCAAAGACTTTAGACATCCTCTGATAAACCGAAATATGTAGTGACAGTAAACAAAACTGATGATACTATAACGACAGCAACAATGTCACTTGTTAGCCTGAACTCAGGAGTAAAACTCTTGAACCTCTGAACCACATCTTTCTAAACTATTCGGGTGATCATGTTGATGCTCAGTACATACTTGTCAAACCACTAGAGGATAATCAAGCACATTACAACATGTCAGTTACGACACGTTTCCTCCAATATTGCACAATAGGAATGGTTTCTTCCTATTGATATCATGTTGGCCTATCTATGTAAAACGTCCAACCAACCATCGATACAACCATTACTCAGTCAGTAAGATATAATAAGCACATCACGTTCGTTATTGAGCTACAACCAGTTAAAAGATGATACCACCAGTCCGGCTCCAAACAAGAGTTTTTCTTGTGACGTATTAAGCGCAGTCATAAAGCTGTGACCCAAAATGACGTAACCATGCATTAATTCACTACATAAACGGTGTTCAGATTTGATTTAATCTGTACAATAGTTTTCTTCACTCAGGTTGTTGCAGGTAATCTTTGGCCTTTTGGTGCACCTCCTTTccaacatatatatacatatatagggaatagggtgccatttgggatgccatctttgtgtgtgtgtctgtgtgtcaggatGCGTTTTGAGTCAATTAATTGATGGAAATTTTTCCCCCAGAAAGAAAGATGGATCGTAATGATGAGAGAATCAAAAGAGCTTTAAGACGCCGTCCTTATGTGGTAAATATCAAATATTTCTTTGTTTTGTCCTGTTTTTGTTATATTATCACATTTTAAATTGAGTGTTGTGTTGACAGTTGAAACCAGTGAGGGTGAACACCCCTGAATCCGTGTTGTGGCCAACCGGCAAGGTGCACAGAAGGCCAAAGCCTGTAAGTCATATCTGACCtgaaacaaaaacacatacacattAGTTATGCATTCTGCATGTACAAACTGCAGTTCTCAGAATTAAAGCAAATGCAGATATCCCTATCTAACCTCATTGAATGCTGTCTTGACAGTCTACTTCAGTGCAGACCACTCAGATCCACAAAAGGCCTGTAAGTCACATTCAAATTCAACCACATAACAGTCCTTATATTATTTATTGATACACAATTCAAGGCCAAAATGAGCAAAGCAGTGTTGAATTCATTCTTTACTGTTAACAACCAATCATTGTGAGCTATGGGCAGGACCAGACATCTGGGGATGGATGGAGCATAAATCCAGAGCCTCTCAGCCAGGTCATCTCTGCTGTTCCCATAGAGACACAACAGTTAGATCAATCTGTTGATTCATATGGTCATTTTGGTTGGCTTGGTTGAATTGACAATTATCCATTCGATATGCTAAAGAATCCTGTACTATGGAAGATCTTTAGCCCCACCCCTAATGTTATGGGAGTTGCATTTATTGCATTTTCAGTTACCCATGTATTACTCACTACTTGCACAACCATGTTGGATTGCCTACATATTCTACATTTCCTTGAGGGTCAATGGCAGTGTATTCTATGGCTGCCATGAGTACatgcctttctctgtctcctcagtCTGGAAGGGTGACTCGGCTGATAGCGAGAAAATGTGATGACGTGATCTCATCCTCCAGTTCTGATGACTTTTCCATCTACTCCTTCACTGACTGTGAATCTGAGGTAAAATAGTTGTACCCTACGGTCCATGTCTTTTGTTAAGTGACATCACTGGAAGGAGGATGGTCTCAGACTAGTTGACTCTGATACACAGTGTGGTGATGAGGATCATGAAAGGAGGACACCAAAGCTGAAAGTTGAGAATGGAAAGGTGACAAAGCTTGATGTGAGGGATATGGACGAGGATGATGATCTGTCTCTCCACTCCTTCGATGAGTCAGACTTCCTGGTAAGTTCTGcatattaaatattttttatatatatacatgggggattggaaatgatgcagacaatgacTTATTGAGTGTAGTAATGTATCTGCAATGTGTATAGAGTAGTTATAAAGTATTTCTACAGATTGTGTTGAACATAGCATTTTCCTGATATGTTACTTTACTTTCTGGTCCTACAGAGCCCAGGGAAGGTCTCAGGTCCTTTATCTGTCAAGAATGGCCTCTCTCCTCTTATGACCTCAGCACACCGGACACTGGCTGAAGCCCTACGGGCCCTGCCCTCTGCTGTAGGCTCTCCCTACCCAGTAAATGTTCCAAGGCCTCGGACTCCTCTCAACCCTGTCATTATCGCTCTGCCCCGAACAGAGAACTTCCCATACCGCCACAGCCCTCGCCTGGCTCCCATCACCAACCTGAGCGAGACCGGCAGGAAGCTGCTCCAGGAAATGGCTGGAGTGGCCCCACAGGTGAGAGGAAATACAAGAAGGGAATATTGCCCGTAAGTCCTTCTATAGTATAGCATAAGTCCTTCTCTAGTATAGTATAGCTCTAGGTATAGTAGCTCAAGAGAAGAGAAAACCCATAAACTTACATTAATTTATCTGCTTGTCCAAAATATTCAGGAAGGGAAGGTCAATAAGAAAAAGAAGGGCAAGGCCAAAAAAGAATTGAAGCAAGAGAAGGCCAGTAAGACGCAACAGATGGGAAATGTTGGAGAAAGTAAGGAGGAG contains:
- the LOC110511907 gene encoding uncharacterized protein LOC110511907 isoform X3, with translation MDEDDDLSLHSFDESDFLSPGKVSGPLSVKNGLSPLMTSAHRTLAEALRALPSAVGSPYPVNVPRPRTPLNPVIIALPRTENFPYRHSPRLAPITNLSETGRKLLQEMAGVAPQEGKVNKKKKGKAKKELKQEKASKTQQMGNVGESKEEDKKEEKKSLMKRFLQWLLPKLRCSKK